A region from the Mustela erminea isolate mMusErm1 chromosome 10, mMusErm1.Pri, whole genome shotgun sequence genome encodes:
- the PIFO gene encoding protein pitchfork isoform X3 yields MCFGKAETLVSYPFGTRQQRKLFPHYHPQNLLGNKFLPLRGAPHRGPGCYIAEDVYGLAYNLSKIPTSKKGYTFGARTAERFKAINKDTMLYPGMYQASNPQEQIHKQNFAPFNALLPRFKTYSKDNSYPGPGTYNPEMKPPPKITWPMKFGSPDWAQVPCLQKRTLKAELSTDKDFRKHRNRVAYLSLFYN; encoded by the exons ATGTGTTTCGGCAAAGCCG AGACGCTGGTTAGCTACCCCTTTGGTACACGTCAACAGAGGAAGCTCTTTCCTCACTACCACCCCCAAAACTTGTTGGGGAACAAGTTTCTCCCTCTTCGAGGAGCGCCCCACAGAGGGCCTGGGTGTTACATAGCAGAAGAT GTATATGGATTGGCATACAACCTCTCTAAGATCCCGACCAGTAAAAAAGGATATACTTTTGGTGCCAGAACAGCTGAGAGGTTTAAGGCGATCAACAAG GACACGATGCTTTACCCAGGCATGTACCAGGCTTCAAATCCTCAGGagcaaatacacaaacaaaatttTGCTCCATTCAATGCCTTGTTGCCTCGATTTAAGACATACTCAAAGGACAATTCTTATCCTGG ccCTGGCACATACAACCCGGAGATGAAGCCACCCCCCAAAATCACTTGGCCAATGAAATTTGGATCTCCAGACTGGGCTCAGGTTCCATGTCTACAGAAAAGAACCCTAAAAGCTGAG TTGTCCACCGACAAGGACTTCAGAAAGCACCGGAACCGTGTGGCCTACCTAAGCCTGTTTTACAATTGA